The following are encoded together in the Flavihumibacter fluvii genome:
- the dut gene encoding dUTP diphosphatase gives MSIVAVKIINQSAHPLPTYATSGSSGMDLRANLQAAITLQPLERTLVPTGLFIELPEGYEAQIRPRSGLAVKQGITCLNTPGTIDADYRGEIKVILINLSQDMQAIQPGDRIAQMVVQKVEMVEWEPVSALNSTVRDAGGFGHTGKS, from the coding sequence ATGTCAATTGTTGCCGTTAAAATCATCAACCAGTCTGCCCATCCATTGCCAACCTATGCTACCAGTGGATCTTCAGGTATGGACCTTCGCGCCAACCTGCAGGCAGCCATAACATTACAACCCCTGGAACGTACCCTGGTGCCGACGGGGCTCTTCATTGAGTTGCCTGAAGGATATGAAGCGCAAATCAGGCCGCGGAGCGGACTGGCGGTTAAGCAGGGCATTACCTGCCTGAATACCCCGGGTACGATTGATGCAGATTATCGCGGGGAAATAAAGGTCATCCTGATTAATTTATCGCAGGACATGCAAGCCATACAACCTGGGGATCGTATTGCCCAGATGGTGGTGCAAAAAGTGGAGATGGTAGAATGGGAACCTGTGTCTGCTTTAAATTCGACGGTACGTGATGCAGGTGGTTTCGGTCATACCGGTAAATCATAA
- the ispF gene encoding 2-C-methyl-D-erythritol 2,4-cyclodiphosphate synthase — translation MLRIGFGIDFHQLVEGRDLVIGGVMIPHHKGALGHSDADVLLHAICDALLGALSLGDIGIHFPNTDAAYKDIDSKILLRKCYELIAAKGYAVVNVDSSLCLEAPKIKKYSGQMREIIAGLLNITIDDVSVKATTTETMGFVGREEGLVAYATVLLSKL, via the coding sequence ATGCTACGCATCGGATTCGGCATAGACTTTCATCAACTGGTAGAAGGCCGCGACCTGGTTATAGGCGGGGTCATGATTCCCCACCATAAAGGCGCATTAGGGCATAGCGATGCCGATGTATTATTGCATGCAATATGTGACGCGCTGCTGGGTGCCCTTAGCCTGGGCGATATTGGCATTCATTTCCCCAATACTGATGCTGCCTACAAGGATATCGACAGCAAAATACTGTTGCGCAAATGTTATGAATTGATTGCCGCAAAGGGCTATGCTGTAGTTAATGTGGACAGCTCACTTTGCCTGGAGGCCCCTAAAATCAAAAAGTATTCCGGGCAGATGCGGGAGATCATCGCTGGACTGCTCAATATTACCATCGATGATGTTTCTGTAAAAGCGACCACTACCGAAACCATGGGCTTTGTTGGCCGGGAGGAAGGGCTGGTGGCTTATGCGACAGTATTGTTGAGTAAACTGTGA
- a CDS encoding murein hydrolase activator EnvC family protein produces MLKKILLLAVLIISMVCQNAQGQSSAELKKKQADIQREIDDLREQLNQTKKYKKKSLSELNLVQKRLRLRESQIKNINDQINLIQGNINQSWRDIVKLRSELDTLKLQYEKSVVYAYKNRSNYDFLNFIFSSGSFNDALKRVAYLKSYRAYREQQAASIRNTQTQLQQKIAGLNQNKVQKSQALDEQNKQFRQLEEEKKEKDAVVREIKGQEKELTADMNRKRKQDIQLKNAISAAIRREIEAERRRVAAAEKERKAREAEAKKDAAANPKDDAAANASKPSNKPADKPAREVKPLGPLEGTEENKLLSDNFEKNQNKLPWPISAGRIAMKFGPVKYEGLDGITYNNPGITIEADAGSSVKAVFDGEVSTVISIGQTQGVILKHGKYFTTYSNLSSVNVGKGQQVKTGQVIGRLDEKDGGRGELEFLITNDKNVNLNPESWLR; encoded by the coding sequence ATGCTAAAAAAAATTCTTCTTCTCGCTGTTTTGATCATTTCTATGGTATGCCAGAATGCTCAGGGCCAAAGTAGCGCAGAGTTGAAAAAAAAGCAAGCAGATATCCAGCGTGAAATAGATGACCTGCGTGAACAGCTTAACCAGACCAAAAAATACAAGAAGAAAAGCCTAAGTGAACTCAACCTGGTGCAGAAGAGACTACGCCTGAGGGAATCGCAGATCAAAAATATAAATGACCAGATCAACCTGATTCAGGGCAATATCAACCAGAGCTGGCGTGATATTGTGAAGTTGCGCAGCGAGCTGGATACTTTAAAGCTGCAGTATGAAAAAAGTGTGGTCTATGCCTATAAGAATCGCAGTAACTATGACTTCCTGAATTTCATTTTTTCTTCCGGCAGTTTTAATGATGCCCTTAAGCGGGTCGCTTATTTAAAATCTTACAGGGCCTACCGTGAGCAACAGGCGGCCAGTATCCGGAATACCCAAACACAGTTGCAGCAAAAGATCGCAGGGCTTAACCAGAACAAGGTCCAGAAAAGCCAGGCCCTGGATGAGCAGAATAAACAATTCAGGCAGCTGGAAGAAGAGAAGAAGGAGAAAGATGCAGTAGTTCGTGAGATCAAGGGCCAGGAGAAAGAACTTACTGCGGATATGAACCGGAAGCGCAAACAGGATATCCAATTGAAGAATGCCATCAGTGCTGCGATCCGTCGAGAAATTGAAGCGGAAAGAAGAAGGGTGGCTGCGGCTGAAAAAGAAAGGAAGGCCCGGGAAGCTGAAGCGAAGAAAGACGCAGCAGCAAATCCAAAGGATGATGCAGCGGCAAATGCCAGCAAGCCTTCAAACAAACCGGCTGATAAGCCTGCGCGGGAAGTGAAACCTTTAGGCCCGCTGGAAGGAACTGAAGAAAATAAATTACTGTCAGATAATTTCGAAAAGAACCAGAATAAATTACCCTGGCCCATCAGTGCGGGCCGCATTGCGATGAAATTTGGCCCGGTTAAGTATGAAGGGCTGGATGGGATAACCTATAACAATCCGGGTATTACCATTGAAGCTGATGCCGGAAGTTCTGTGAAGGCTGTTTTTGATGGCGAAGTATCCACAGTTATTTCAATCGGTCAAACCCAGGGTGTGATCCTGAAACATGGAAAATATTTCACCACCTATAGTAATCTCTCCAGTGTAAATGTGGGCAAGGGCCAGCAGGTGAAAACCGGGCAGGTCATTGGCAGGCTTGATGAAAAAGACGGTGGCCGCGGTGAGTTGGAATTCCTCATCACCAACGATAAGAATGTTAACCTCAATCCAGAATCCTGGTTACGGTAA
- the porV gene encoding type IX secretion system outer membrane channel protein PorV: MNQKSIKLAILFCLTGFTAMKAYSQTEPINIVTTAVPFLRISPDARAGGMGEVGIASTADVNSPFWNLAKTPFNESKGAIGLTYTPWLKNLGLNDVYLATMSGYYKISDEEAISGSMRYFNLGNIQFTDNMGNDFGSFRPREFSIDLGYSRKLSDKIGLGIALRYIYSNLAGGQNVNGTTYQAGNSVAGDLSFYYNGTNESGTGFSAGATLTNLGTKIGYTTDATQKDFIPANLGLGAAYTKAFDEDNKITFGMDFNKLMVPTPPAVGDSAGLAEYRSIPVVKSWFTSFTDAPGGFSEELQEWTISTGIEYWYQNQFALRTGYFYEDKTKGNRKYFTVGAGLKYNVFGLNFSYIIPSGSGVNQNPLSNTLRFSLIFDLGGGDGSGGVGVKD, from the coding sequence ATGAATCAAAAGTCCATTAAACTGGCTATTCTCTTTTGCCTGACTGGCTTTACGGCAATGAAAGCCTATTCACAAACTGAACCCATTAACATAGTAACTACAGCAGTCCCCTTCTTACGGATCTCCCCTGATGCCCGTGCTGGTGGAATGGGTGAAGTGGGTATCGCATCTACAGCCGATGTGAATTCGCCATTCTGGAACCTGGCCAAAACGCCTTTTAATGAGAGCAAGGGTGCCATTGGATTAACCTATACGCCCTGGTTGAAAAACCTGGGATTGAACGATGTTTACCTGGCTACAATGAGTGGCTACTATAAAATAAGCGATGAGGAAGCGATTTCCGGTTCAATGCGTTATTTCAACCTGGGCAATATCCAGTTCACCGATAATATGGGAAATGATTTCGGCAGTTTCCGCCCAAGGGAATTTAGTATTGATCTTGGTTATTCCCGTAAACTTTCCGATAAGATCGGCCTGGGTATAGCCTTGCGGTATATCTATTCGAACCTTGCGGGTGGACAAAATGTAAATGGAACAACCTACCAGGCCGGTAATTCAGTTGCCGGTGACCTGAGTTTCTATTATAATGGGACCAACGAATCCGGAACCGGTTTTAGTGCAGGTGCAACCCTGACCAACCTGGGTACTAAAATTGGTTACACGACAGATGCTACGCAGAAAGATTTTATTCCGGCGAACCTCGGGTTGGGTGCAGCGTACACCAAAGCATTTGATGAAGACAACAAGATCACCTTCGGCATGGATTTCAATAAACTGATGGTGCCAACACCACCTGCTGTAGGAGATTCGGCCGGACTGGCTGAATATCGTTCAATTCCCGTGGTGAAAAGCTGGTTCACTTCATTTACTGATGCACCCGGCGGGTTCAGTGAGGAATTGCAGGAGTGGACCATTTCAACAGGTATAGAATACTGGTACCAGAACCAGTTTGCCCTTCGTACCGGGTATTTTTATGAAGATAAAACCAAGGGTAACCGCAAATACTTCACTGTTGGTGCGGGGCTCAAATACAATGTATTTGGTTTGAATTTTTCCTATATCATTCCGTCAGGAAGTGGTGTAAACCAGAATCCCTTATCCAACACGCTTCGCTTCAGCCTGATCTTCGATTTGGGTGGTGGAGATGGAAGCGGTGGGGTTGGTGTTAAAGACTAA
- a CDS encoding M16 family metallopeptidase, translating to MRKITHYTLLLLALAFITQSIAQTKLPPAGKPRDFTLPSSKKIQLPNGFRAALVPYGNIPKVSIQVVVKTGQVHEGPNEIWLARYTGKLMEEGSTKTDFATLSKKVAAMGGRLSISVGMETTTINGSVLSDFAPEFIALLAEVLTDPAFPSASGDRIKNNMKRDLSVRKAQPDAIGSEKFFTALYKDHPYGNKIATEEMLDSYTVDKAREFYARNFGAQRSAIYVAGNFDESAVNKAITTSFSSWGKGPAVSYPPVKAVSTGEITVIDRPNAAQTVVFLGTPVADPTSADYTPLDVTNSLLGGSFGSRITRNIREDKGYTYSPFSGIQNRQGNGVWYEKADITSESTADALKEIAKEIRGLQAAPPSAEELKGIQNYEAGTFVLQNSNADGIISQLTYMDQFGLKDSYLTNRIRDIYSVTPAQVQGIAKKYLDYENMVLVMVGDKKQLDAQMGSIKDIKEKVKKPF from the coding sequence ATGAGAAAAATCACCCACTATACCTTATTATTATTAGCACTGGCATTTATTACCCAAAGTATCGCGCAAACGAAATTACCACCTGCAGGAAAACCCAGGGACTTCACCCTTCCTTCCAGCAAAAAGATACAACTGCCGAATGGTTTCAGGGCCGCCCTGGTGCCATATGGGAATATCCCAAAAGTAAGTATCCAGGTGGTGGTGAAAACCGGGCAGGTACATGAAGGCCCAAATGAAATATGGCTGGCCCGGTATACCGGAAAGCTGATGGAAGAAGGCAGTACAAAAACCGACTTTGCTACTTTATCGAAAAAAGTGGCAGCTATGGGTGGGCGGTTAAGCATCTCTGTAGGCATGGAAACAACTACCATCAACGGATCAGTTCTGTCTGATTTTGCGCCGGAGTTCATCGCATTACTTGCCGAGGTACTTACCGATCCTGCGTTCCCGTCAGCTTCAGGTGACAGGATCAAAAACAACATGAAACGCGACCTCAGTGTCCGTAAAGCGCAACCTGATGCAATTGGCAGTGAGAAATTCTTCACGGCTTTATACAAAGACCATCCTTATGGCAATAAAATAGCAACGGAAGAAATGCTCGACAGCTATACCGTTGATAAGGCCAGGGAGTTTTATGCGAGGAATTTTGGTGCTCAGCGATCAGCAATATACGTAGCGGGGAATTTTGATGAATCTGCTGTGAACAAAGCCATTACAACAAGTTTCAGCAGTTGGGGCAAGGGGCCGGCGGTAAGTTACCCTCCGGTAAAAGCTGTTTCAACAGGTGAGATCACGGTGATAGACCGGCCGAATGCCGCACAGACTGTGGTCTTCCTTGGTACCCCGGTAGCTGACCCTACCAGTGCCGATTATACGCCGCTGGACGTTACCAATTCGCTGCTTGGCGGTTCATTCGGGTCACGCATCACCCGAAATATCCGGGAAGACAAGGGCTATACCTATTCCCCTTTCAGCGGTATACAGAACCGGCAAGGCAATGGGGTCTGGTATGAAAAGGCGGATATCACCAGCGAAAGTACAGCCGACGCCCTGAAAGAAATCGCGAAGGAAATCAGGGGATTGCAGGCGGCTCCGCCATCTGCAGAAGAATTAAAGGGCATCCAGAATTATGAAGCCGGCACTTTTGTATTGCAGAATTCCAATGCTGATGGAATTATCAGCCAGCTGACCTATATGGACCAATTTGGATTAAAGGATAGCTACCTCACCAATCGCATCAGGGATATTTATTCGGTTACTCCCGCTCAGGTACAGGGCATCGCCAAAAAATACCTGGACTATGAAAATATGGTCCTGGTAATGGTGGGTGATAAAAAACAGCTCGATGCACAAATGGGAAGCATCAAAGACATTAAGGAGAAGGTTAAAAAACCATTCTAA
- a CDS encoding M16 family metallopeptidase: MKTPGFRRSSWIGFVLLLFSWSAYANPPAAIPVEYYKLPNGLKVILSPDKHAPIVTVAVYYNIGFRIEPKDRTGFAHLFEHMMFQGSKNFKKGEFDKLTERNGGFNNGSTRFDFTNYFEVMPAHMLEPILWAEADRMKALDLNQASLTNQQGVVKNEVKVNVINRPYGGFPWLDMPQYANENWYNAHNFYGDLKDLDAAKLEDVERFFKTYYAPNNAALVIVGDFDMATAKKWIDKYFNAIPAAVLPQKPDLSEPQQLKEKRFTKVDSLINKPAIAIAYKMPDKNTPEYYAMGLISQLLVEGKDSRLYQRMVQQKGFTSNVNGGINYLGNMFNYNGPMLWMTDLIHDAAVQPDSIIAELDAAIADIDKNISTAGIDLAMVKMRSDLYDNLGGDYGIGLADLLATFALFEDNPGKVNTLEAAFKQVTPELVRKTISTYLRPENRTILIAQPAKTSAK; encoded by the coding sequence ATGAAAACTCCCGGATTTCGCCGGTCCAGCTGGATTGGCTTTGTACTGTTATTATTCTCCTGGTCCGCATACGCAAATCCGCCAGCAGCAATTCCGGTGGAATATTACAAATTACCCAATGGCTTAAAAGTAATTTTGTCGCCGGACAAGCACGCTCCAATTGTAACTGTTGCCGTCTATTATAATATCGGGTTCCGCATTGAACCCAAAGACCGCACCGGTTTCGCCCACCTGTTTGAACACATGATGTTCCAGGGTTCTAAAAATTTCAAAAAGGGCGAATTTGACAAACTTACCGAACGTAACGGTGGTTTCAATAACGGATCCACCCGCTTTGATTTCACCAATTATTTTGAAGTGATGCCCGCACATATGCTGGAACCAATATTATGGGCCGAGGCTGACCGCATGAAAGCACTCGACCTCAACCAGGCTTCCCTCACCAACCAACAGGGCGTCGTAAAAAATGAAGTGAAAGTGAATGTCATCAACCGGCCGTATGGCGGATTTCCATGGCTCGACATGCCGCAATACGCTAACGAAAACTGGTACAATGCCCACAATTTTTATGGCGACCTGAAAGACCTGGATGCAGCGAAACTTGAGGACGTAGAACGTTTCTTCAAAACATATTATGCTCCTAATAATGCAGCCCTGGTGATCGTGGGGGATTTTGATATGGCCACTGCAAAAAAATGGATTGACAAATATTTCAACGCTATCCCTGCTGCTGTATTACCGCAAAAGCCCGACCTGTCTGAACCACAGCAATTGAAAGAAAAACGCTTTACGAAAGTTGATTCCCTGATCAATAAACCCGCCATCGCGATCGCTTACAAAATGCCGGACAAAAATACCCCGGAATATTATGCGATGGGCCTCATCAGCCAGTTACTGGTGGAAGGCAAAGACAGCCGGCTCTACCAGCGAATGGTACAGCAGAAAGGGTTTACATCAAATGTAAACGGCGGCATCAACTACCTTGGCAATATGTTCAATTATAATGGACCGATGTTATGGATGACCGACCTTATCCATGATGCCGCTGTCCAGCCCGATTCCATCATCGCTGAACTTGATGCGGCTATCGCCGATATTGATAAAAATATTTCTACTGCCGGCATCGACCTTGCCATGGTGAAAATGCGGTCGGACCTCTATGATAACCTGGGGGGTGATTATGGCATCGGGCTAGCAGACCTGCTGGCCACTTTCGCGCTTTTTGAAGACAATCCGGGTAAAGTCAATACACTGGAAGCTGCGTTTAAACAGGTAACTCCTGAACTGGTGCGTAAAACCATCAGCACTTACCTGCGCCCCGAAAACCGCACCATCCTGATTGCACAACCCGCAAAAACCAGCGCCAAATGA
- a CDS encoding DUF4292 domain-containing protein, which produces MKQVVFLAWIALAIAATGCKATKKINAAIAPRDSTKVVVVNDPHADSMNNIHQIIQSINNNYIDFNTFAAKIKVDYWDKDGKGPDLTVFVRMQKDSAIWLSVNATVFSYEAFRVMITPDSVKLINKKDKLVQLRSSSYLVEVAHLPFDFKGLQNLIIGNPVFLDSNIVSYKKEPNVTSLLSIGSIFKNLLTIGNTDYLVQHSKLDDVDPNRSRTADLSYSNYNGSGGKPFPTFRKINLAEKNKIDVELEFKQFSFNESLNFPFSIPKNYTVQ; this is translated from the coding sequence ATGAAACAAGTTGTTTTTCTTGCATGGATTGCTTTAGCCATCGCAGCAACAGGCTGTAAGGCAACCAAAAAGATCAATGCGGCCATCGCACCCAGGGACTCTACCAAAGTGGTGGTGGTGAATGATCCGCATGCCGATTCCATGAATAATATCCATCAGATCATCCAATCCATCAATAACAACTATATTGATTTCAATACATTCGCGGCTAAAATAAAAGTTGACTATTGGGATAAGGATGGGAAAGGCCCGGACCTTACTGTTTTCGTTCGCATGCAAAAGGACAGCGCCATCTGGTTATCCGTTAATGCCACCGTGTTCAGTTATGAAGCTTTCAGGGTGATGATTACTCCAGACAGTGTAAAGCTGATCAATAAAAAAGACAAACTGGTGCAGTTGCGGTCATCCAGTTACCTTGTAGAGGTAGCCCACCTGCCCTTCGATTTCAAAGGCTTGCAAAACCTGATCATTGGCAACCCGGTTTTCCTGGATTCCAATATTGTCTCCTATAAAAAAGAACCCAATGTGACCAGCCTGCTAAGTATCGGAAGTATTTTTAAAAACCTCCTCACCATCGGGAATACGGATTACCTGGTGCAACATAGCAAACTGGATGATGTAGATCCCAACCGTAGCCGGACAGCTGACCTCAGTTACAGCAACTATAATGGTTCAGGCGGCAAACCTTTCCCCACCTTCAGAAAGATCAACCTGGCCGAAAAAAATAAAATTGATGTGGAGCTTGAATTCAAGCAGTTCAGCTTTAACGAAAGTTTAAACTTCCCCTTCTCCATTCCGAAAAATTATACTGTGCAATAA
- the bshA gene encoding N-acetyl-alpha-D-glucosaminyl L-malate synthase BshA, with protein MRIGIVCYPTFGGSGVLATELGKALADKNHQVHFITYQQPVRLNEFNANIFYHEVRVPTYPLFDYPPYETALASTMVDVILNNHLDLLHVHYAIPHASAAYMAKQIVYKTTGKKIPVITTLHGTDITLVGRDKTYAPVVTFSINESDAITAVSDNLREETFKSFKIEKEIDVIHNFVDVARFRKKGIDAFRRVIAPNGERILMHASNFRKVKRIDDVVRIFANVVKEVPSKLLFVGDGPERPAAESLSRELGICDEIRFVGKQEQIEEILAIADLFLLTSEYESFGLAALEAMASGVPVISSNAGGLPEINIEGETGFLSPVGDVAAMSKHAIDLLSNEDMLNRFKENARRQSDRFDIHKIVPIYEALYDRFL; from the coding sequence ATGCGTATCGGAATCGTTTGTTACCCAACCTTCGGAGGTAGTGGTGTACTGGCTACTGAACTCGGAAAAGCGCTTGCAGATAAGAACCACCAGGTGCACTTTATCACTTATCAGCAACCCGTACGCCTGAACGAATTCAACGCGAATATTTTCTACCATGAAGTAAGGGTTCCTACTTACCCGCTATTCGATTATCCGCCTTACGAAACTGCCCTTGCCAGCACCATGGTTGATGTGATCCTCAACAACCACCTGGACCTGTTGCATGTGCATTATGCTATCCCGCATGCATCCGCAGCATATATGGCAAAACAGATCGTTTACAAAACCACGGGTAAAAAGATTCCGGTCATTACTACTTTACATGGTACTGATATCACCCTGGTAGGCCGTGATAAAACCTATGCTCCTGTGGTTACTTTTTCCATCAACGAAAGTGATGCCATTACTGCTGTTTCCGATAACCTGCGCGAAGAAACTTTCAAGTCATTCAAGATCGAAAAGGAAATTGATGTAATCCACAACTTCGTGGATGTTGCGCGCTTTCGCAAAAAAGGCATCGATGCTTTTCGGCGGGTGATCGCGCCTAATGGCGAACGCATACTGATGCATGCTTCCAACTTCAGGAAAGTGAAGCGTATTGATGATGTTGTTCGCATATTCGCCAACGTAGTAAAAGAAGTGCCCAGTAAACTCTTGTTTGTGGGCGATGGTCCGGAACGGCCCGCTGCCGAAAGCCTGAGCCGCGAACTTGGCATCTGCGATGAAATAAGGTTTGTGGGAAAGCAGGAGCAGATCGAAGAAATCCTGGCTATTGCCGACCTTTTCCTGCTTACCTCTGAATATGAAAGTTTTGGATTAGCTGCGCTGGAAGCCATGGCCTCAGGTGTTCCGGTGATCAGTTCTAATGCAGGTGGTCTGCCGGAAATTAATATTGAAGGTGAAACAGGCTTCCTTAGCCCGGTGGGTGACGTTGCTGCAATGAGCAAACACGCCATCGACCTCCTGAGCAATGAAGACATGCTAAACCGTTTCAAGGAAAACGCACGCCGTCAAAGCGACCGGTTCGATATCCATAAAATCGTACCCATTTATGAAGCCTTGTATGATCGTTTTCTCTGA
- a CDS encoding LBF_2804 family protein, whose translation MPEFNQPKPSRFEQFGLYYLNIFRRYSMGQSAFQVPDALLTKRVKTISLVGIAWSSVVGIICVFPMIWVDLYYANAPFFVHYGWVAGVTILATAIEFYCLFYISLKAVHKVSELINMQDNQHQSLDGIFGVKNILARTALEIDDPELKILGIDPFKQISKKNLFVLGLLYKGKIIVTNFILKYSLRFTAGNELLGIPILYAAIPVEVFWNSMVIKKVIYEARLRLFGYALANKIADTMQSEGYLGLLSPMAKKGCLRAIGNAVVMTRNYHPNMVILLLRFRDLLQIDEEDRYDDWELFLHSLNSVSDKERNFLLDLFTVAAAFDGKLSVLEKDHLKAAYQQDFDLYYGRLEKLTGHLKDGRLNAALSLCRLDFIKG comes from the coding sequence ATGCCTGAATTCAACCAGCCAAAACCCTCCAGGTTTGAGCAATTTGGCCTGTATTACCTGAACATTTTCCGCCGCTACAGCATGGGACAAAGTGCCTTCCAGGTTCCTGATGCCCTGCTCACCAAGCGTGTAAAAACTATCAGCCTGGTTGGAATTGCCTGGTCGTCGGTTGTGGGTATTATCTGTGTTTTCCCCATGATATGGGTGGACCTGTATTATGCAAATGCCCCGTTTTTTGTGCATTATGGCTGGGTGGCAGGGGTGACCATCCTTGCCACTGCCATAGAATTTTACTGCCTGTTTTATATTTCCCTGAAAGCCGTACACAAAGTGAGTGAGCTCATCAATATGCAGGACAACCAGCACCAGTCACTGGATGGCATTTTTGGGGTTAAGAATATCCTTGCAAGAACTGCACTTGAAATAGATGATCCGGAATTGAAAATTTTAGGTATCGATCCGTTTAAGCAGATCTCAAAGAAAAACCTTTTCGTGCTGGGGTTGCTGTACAAGGGAAAGATCATTGTCACCAACTTTATCCTGAAATATTCCCTGCGGTTTACGGCAGGCAATGAATTGCTGGGCATCCCTATCTTATATGCGGCGATACCGGTCGAAGTTTTCTGGAATAGCATGGTGATCAAAAAAGTGATCTATGAAGCAAGGCTGCGGCTGTTCGGCTATGCCCTTGCCAATAAGATCGCCGATACCATGCAGTCGGAAGGGTACCTTGGCCTGTTATCGCCCATGGCAAAAAAAGGCTGTCTCAGGGCTATCGGCAATGCGGTAGTGATGACCCGGAACTATCATCCGAACATGGTGATATTGTTGTTACGGTTTCGCGATCTTTTACAGATAGATGAAGAAGACCGGTATGATGATTGGGAATTATTTTTGCACAGCCTCAATTCGGTTTCCGATAAAGAAAGGAATTTTTTGCTCGACCTGTTTACAGTAGCTGCGGCTTTTGATGGCAAATTATCTGTACTGGAAAAAGATCACCTGAAAGCAGCCTACCAGCAGGATTTTGACCTGTACTACGGGCGGCTCGAAAAATTAACCGGCCACCTCAAAGATGGCCGGTTAAACGCTGCACTTAGTTTATGCCGTCTTGATTTTATTAAAGGTTAG